The DNA window gggcggcagccggggccggcgcggccgTGGCCGTGGGACTCACCCGCAGCAGGGCCCGGCAGGCCTCCAGCTGCGCGGCCGCGTCGGCGTCGGGCGCCGTCCAGGCGCAGCAGCTGCTCGAAGGTGCTGGCGGCCTCGGCGTAGCGCTggggcccggcggggagggggctgagctgctgctgcccacgcCGGCCCCCCGCCTGGCCAGCCTtggcccccagcccaccccccacggggctctgcccggccccacggccaccctgcagccccacggccagccccacagcccctctgcagcccccatggccagccccacagccaccctgcagcccctggccagccccacagccaccctgcagccccacggccacgcCCAcggccaccctgcagccccacggccagagccccacggccaccctgcagccccacggccagccccacggccaccctgcagccccatggccagccccacagccaccctgcagccccatggccaccccgcagccccgtgcccagcctgctgcctcccagccaagCTCCATGGCCACCTCGCAGCCCCACATccagccccactgccacccccgcagccccacggccagccccactggcaccccacagcctcccggccagccccacggccacctcACAGCCCCCACAGCCACCCCGCAGCCTCCTggccagccccactgccagccccactggcaccctgcagccccccggccagccccggTACCTCCAACCCCCGCAGCGCCTTGCCCTTGCGGAAAAATCCTTTGGGCCACCCAGGCCGGAGCCCCAGCGACACCTGCGCGTCCCTGAGCGCCTCCTCGTAGCGCCGAAGCTTCTCGTAGCAGTAGGAGCGGTTCCCGAAAAGCCTGCGAGGAGAGCGGGGGTCGCTGCTGCCTGAGACCCGCGGCCCGCGGGGGgacgccgccgccccggcccccgtcGCTCACCGGTGCTCCCTGGGGTTCAGCTTCACGGCCTCCGTGAAGGCCTGCACCGCCTCGGCGTAGCGGCCGTTTTGGGCAGCCTCATTGCCGCGGCCTGCGGGGAAGAGCGTCGCCCGCTGCCGACCCCGCCAGCGCGgccggggagcagagcagcGGGGCCACGGGCGTCCGCCGGGGGACGAGCAGAGCGGGGCCGCGGAGGAGACAGCGGCTCCGCCGTCACCGCGCCGCGAGGGAAAGGGGCTACGGGGACAGCACGGGGCCGCGATGGCCCGCGAAAAGCCGCGCCCACGAGGAGCCCCGGCGCAACCCCCCTGGGGCAGAGGGACCCACGGAGCGGGGAGGCAGCGGCGCAGAACCCCCCCGCACGCCCACCCCCCGTCTCGCtgcgcgggggggccggggcaccgGACCTGCGAGGATCAGGCTCTGCTCCACCGCGCCGGCGTCCAGGGGCGCGGGCTCGGGCTCGGGCGCCTGCGggaggggcgggcagggcagcgaGGGCCCGGGCGGCGCGTGGGGCGGGGCagatccccctgccccgggggtccccgcgggCTCCAGCTCACCTTCCCCGCTGCGCTCTTGCCTGGCTCCGCGTTTGCCATCCCGGCCGGCTTCTCCTTCGCCGGCGCCGGCAGCCTCACGCCCGCTTTCTGCCAGGCTTTGAAGATGAAGGTGCAGCTCAAGTCCAGCTCATCCTGGGAGAGGCAGGGTGGGCAAAGCGGGCAGAGCCCGGGCCCGCCCGCGGCGCAGACCCCGCGCCAGGCCAGCGCCGCGCCGGGAGCCctcacctccatctcctcccccGAGGCCGCGCCGTCCCCGAGGCAcggcgaggggccggggcccggccagccctcccccccctcctcaGCGTTGCCGTTTTGGGGGTGCCCGGCGCCCGCGGCGGCACTCGGAGACGCGGCGCTCTggaaggagagggcaggagTGAGACGGCAGCCGCggcgctgcctgcccgcccctCTGCCCGCGGCCGAGGCGGCTCTCGCAGCCGCGGCGTCCCCCCCCTCAGAGATTCGTGGAGACGCCGAGGAGCCCCGAAGGCAGCGCGGCCCGGCTGCCCGCGCTTGCTCACCGCCTCCGTCTCCTGCTTGCTTTTCAGTTCTTGTCTcagtttttcttgcttcttccggtctttctgcttctggaaaCAGGAAACTGCCGTGAGCGGGCGCCCGGCAGAGCAGCGCAGACCCGCAGCGGCCCCGTGGGGGTGGGCGCAAGCCCCGGGGTACCCCGAGACGCGCTTCCCCCCGGGGCAACAGCCAGGCTCGGGGAAacgcaggcagctgcccgcacGCTGCGGGCTGGCAGGGCGATCCCcgcccccagggacccccaccttcttcttcagcttctttttctccGCCTTCCTCTTCATCCGCTCCTCCTCCGCCACCAGCTCCCGCGCGTTCCTCTCCGCTTCCTGGGGACGCGACGCCGTGAGCGCCCGGCGCCGTGCCGCAGCCGGGAGAGCGGGACGGCCCCGGGCACGGCAGCACCGCCAGCCGCCCCGGGGAGGACGAGAGGGAGCGGAGGATGCCACGGGGAGTGGAatcggggagcggcggggcagccggcgggcagggagcgCGCCCCTCACCTCGGCCGTCAGCTGGTGCCTCCACGGCGCGGGCAGCCCGTACACGCTGGCGTCGAGAGCGCCCgcggcggggtgcggggggcagCGGCTCCTGGCACAAGAAGGATTTCTTGAAGCCGCAGAAGTTGTAGGGGGAGTCGCTGTCCTCGCTGGAAACGTCCCAGGGCTGGCCGAAGCCGatccactcctcctcctcctcctcctcgtccctCTCCTCGTCGCTGGACTCCTCCGGCCGGCTGGGGGCAGTACCAGGAGCcggggcctggggcagggagaagcgGGGGCCGTCAGCGGCAGCTCCGGGACCCCCGGCAgaccccgccgcccgctccccacTCACCGCGGGCGAAGGCGTCCCAGGCCACGGGTGCTTCCCCCATCGCGCTGCCGTTCGCCGGGCCGGAGGCGGCCTGCAGCAGCACCGGCAGCTGGAGCGGCGGCACCGggagctgaggcggcggcggcaccgggcggggggaggcggccccagccgccccccggagccaggccccggcccggcccccgccgcccccggcccccacgTACCTGCCGCCAGCTGCGCTCGGCCTCGGCGGCGCCGAGCAGGCGGTGCCGGGGACAGaagggcgctgcggggagcggagcCAGCCCTCAGCCGCCAAAACCGAAACCGAAacgcgggcggcggcggcccccgagcgccggcccccggccccgcaggcgcccccagccccggcgggaCGGCTCGCAGCGCGGCTACCGTCGCCGCGGgaccccggccctgcccggggacccccccggggaccccccccggccccgctccccggctcccccccgccccgtacCGCCGCTCCAGCCGCCGGGGccgagcacgcagccccaggggcaggcggcggcggcgacccCGAACCTGGAGGCGCCCAggcccggcccgcccgggccccgcgtcccgcccgccccccgcatcgccccgagccgccgccgccgccggacgCGCCGGAAGTGAGGCGCGGGGCGGACCGGAAGTGGGACTCGGGGCGGACCGGAAGTGGGACTCGGGGCGGACCGGAAGTGAGGCGCGGAGCGGACCGGAAGTGAGGCGCTGGGGGTGGACCGGAAGTGGGGCACAGGCGGAGCGGAAGTGGGGCGCGACGCCGGCTGAGGCTGCCCTGCCGCCATCTTGGGTGCGGGCAGGACGGCGGCCCGCAAGGCCCGCGCCGCGCAGGCCCGGGGCTCCGCGTcccctcccgcctccccgcaaggcgggggcccggccgccgcccgccgctcAGGACCCCCCTCTgccgggccccgcggcgccTGCCCTCCCGGCGGAtcagccctgcccgcccctcGGCATTCGCGCTGCCGCGGCCTAAGCCTATTtgctcccgccgcccccggggagGGCCCGGCATGGAGGACGGCGGCCCTGAGCGTCGCGGCGgggagccctgcctgcaggtgAGGCCCCgagcgggcggggggcacccccgggggacggccccgccgcgcgcaccccggggacaccccggggACTCCCCCGGCCCGAGCCGCTGCCGGCGTCACCATGGCAAcggccccccgagccccgggAGGGGGCGTGGTCTGGGACTGGGGGCGTGGTCTGGGACTGGGGGGGCGTGGTCTGGCGCAGGGGGCGCTCCGCGTTGGCAGCGGCATCTTCTCGAGCCACGCCCCCTCCTCCTTAGCCACGCCCCCTCCGCGGCAGCTCTGCATATCCTCTGtagccccgccccctccctcgTAGCCACGCCCCTCGCCCGTAGCCACGCCCATAGCCGCGCCGTCACAGATATCCCCGCCCCCTCGCCCGTAGCCACGCCCCTCGCTCGTAAACACGCCCCTCCCCGCTATCCCCGCTCCCTCCACGCTATCCCCGCCCCCTCGCCCGGagccccgcccctcgcccggAGCCCCGCCCTCTCGCCCGGagccccgccccctcgcccCGTAGCCACGCCCCTCGCTGGTAGCCCCGCTCCCTCACCCATAGCCCCCGCCCCTCCCTGCTACCCCCCGCCCCCGTCTGTAGCCACGCCCCCTCTctgccatccctgtcccctcgcccgtagccccgcccctccccgctatccccgcccctccccgctatccccgcccctccccgctatcccccgcccctccccgctaTCCCCGCCCCCTCGCCCGtagccccgcccctcgcccgtagccccgcccctccccgctaTCCCCGCCCCCTCGCCCatagccccgcccctccccgctaGCCCCGCCCCCACTATCCCCGCCCCCTCGCCCGtagccccgcccctcgcccgtagcccccgcccctccccgctatccccgcccctcgcccgtagccccgccccctccccgctatccccgcccctccccgctaTCCCCGCCCCCCGCTATCCCCCGCCCCCTCGCCCatagccccgcccctccccgctaTCCCCGCCCCCGCTATCCCCGCCCCCTCGCCCgtagccccgcccctccccgctatccccgcccccttccccgtagccccgccccctccccgctatccccgcccctcgcccgtagccccgcccctccccgctatccccgcccctccccactatccccgcccctccccgctatccccgcccctcgcccgttgccccgccccctccctgcTATCCCCGCCCCTCGCCTgtagccccgcccctccccgctaTCCCCGCACCTCCCCGCTATCCCCGCCCCTCACCCAtagccccgcccctccctgcTACCCCCGCCCCCGTCTGTAGCCACGCCCCCTCTctgccatccctgtcccctcgcCCGtagccccgcccctcgcccgtagccccgcccctccccgctatcccccgcccctcgcccgtagccccgcccctcgcccgtagccccgcccctccccgcgccccccggcccctgaccccccgcggccccgcaggTGGGGGCGGGCGATGGCGCCGGGGCCGAgcggcctcctcctcctcctgctgcggCCCGCCCGCGGGGCCCCCACGGAGCCAGGTgaggggcgcggcggggcggggcggggcagagccccccaTGGCCCGCGGGGGATCCCGGGGGGGGatccctgggggggtcccgggggctcCCCAGATGCCCACGGGGGCCGCGGGGCTCAgcaccgggggcggggggggggcgggggccgctccccgccgtgccccccgcgAGGGTCCGCGCCCCCCGCAGGCGGCAGCTCCCGGGGGGGCCTGGCCCGCTCCCTGCAGAAGGCGGAGGCCGCGCTGCGCAGCTGCGTCGGCCCCCGGCCTGCGGCGCCTGctgcccccgcggccccgcgaGCGCGGCGACGCCGGCGGCGAGGACGAGGACGAGGACGAGGAcgaggacgaggaggaggaggaggaggaggaggaggaggaggcgccCGCCCTCGCCGCCGCGCTGGAGCGGAGCTTCCCGGGGCTGCGCCGCTGCCTCTGCGTCTGGGAGGACCCCCGCACCGAGACCTTCCGCGGCCACGTGCGGCACCagcccggcgccgcccgccgccgccttctCCCACCACCCCGTCCACCCGCGCGTGGCCGAGCGCGGCGCAGCCCTGCACGCCCTGCTGCAGCACCGCCACCACCTCCGCCTCGCCCGCGACTACAGCCGCCGCCTGAAGGCCTCCTCCGACTTCGTCCGCCGGCTCCTGGCGTCGGCGGAGCGGCCGGAGCCGCCGGCGAGGGATCCGGCGTCCGCCCCGGCCGCTGCGGGAGCTCTGCCGGGAGCTGCGGACGCACGCCGGCCACTGGAGCGGGCTGCGGCGGCGGATGCGCGGCGACCCGTGGCTGCGGCCGCTGCTGCTGCGCCGGCACGAGTCGGTGGCGCAGATGCGGcgggcgctgctgctgccggcgcTGCACGCCGCCCGGCTGGCCGAGCGCCACGCCGAGGCGCGGCTGCGGGCGCTGGCGCGGGCCGTGCACCGACGGCaacgccccggccccggcgctgctcTCCGATCTCTTCCAGGGCCTGGAGATCTACAACCAGGCGGTGGGCgacctggagctggagctgggcatcgccgcgcgcccgcccgccggcggcgcCGGCTGCCACGGGGCCGCCGCGCACCAGCCCGGCGCCTTCCCCgcgggcagggtgctgggggtgctggcgggccgagcggggccggctgGCGGCCGAGCGGCTCCGGCCCCTCCTGCGGCCGCGGgacggggggcggcggggcggaaCGCGTCCGCTGGGAGGACGCGGCGGTGCCTTGGCCACCGGAGCGCGGGCACCGCGGTGGTGGCGGAACCTTCCGGACGGGAGGAGCCGGCGGGCCTTGCTGGGGAGCTGCGGGGCGCTGTGCGGGGGAGGACGAGGAGCTGGTGGGGCTCATCCTGCGGGTGCTGGTGGCCTCCGCCGACAGCCTCTGGCACCCCCGTCCTCCACGGGCCCAAGCAGGAGAAGCCGGTGCCGGCGGCGGAGACCCCGGAGCCACCGGCGGCCGGCCCGGGCAAGCCGAGCGATCCCGGCTGGAAGTCGGTGCGGTGGCTGGACGCCTCCCGCGCGCCGGCGGCTGAGGCCCTGCACTCCCGGTACCCCGCCGGCTCTTTTGGGCGGCCGTCGCCGCCGCGCTGGAGCACCGCCTGGGGCTGCCGCACCGCGGGGCGGGCAGGATGGCGGCTGCCGTGGTGGAGCTGAGCCGCGCTCTCGCCCGGGGTaagcggggggccggggcgacGCCGCGGtccccgccggcgccgccgcggGGTGCGCCGGCCCTCacgccccgtcccccccgcagccggcgTCCCCCGGGAGTgcgaggaggagctggggcGGCTCTGCCTGCGCCTGCTGTGCCGCGCCGCGCTCCGCGGCTGGGACGGAGGTAGGGGGCCCGCCGggtgccggcgggcgggcgggcggccggtTGCGGGGGCCGCTGACCGgttgccccccgccccgcagacTTCGCCCGCGCCCTGGGCTCGGCGCTCTCCGACACGTGCTcgggggagccggcggcggggccggcgcgcaGCAGGACGGCGCGCTGCCTGCAGCGGCTCTACCCGGCCCTGGCCTTcgccctgcgctgcctgcggccgctgcccggcgagcggggccccgggggtcccctcTGGGCtgagccccggcccccgccgccccccggccgccccccctGCCCGCGCCTGCAGGTGCTGGGGTGCTGCCTGGCCACGGCGCACGCCGCCCGCGCCTGGCTGAGGGGCAGGGCCTGCCGCTACCTGGCCGCCTGGGCCCTGCCCCAGTTCCTGCTCGTCGCCCAGGGGGACCTGCAGGTGCGCGGGGGACGGGGACCCACGCGTGGGGCTgggccctgccccgccgggtcagccccctccctgccgaggccgggctggggggctggggctggctggggggctggggactggctgtggggctggctgtggggctggggactagctgtggggctggccaggggctggctgtggggctggctgtggggctggggactagctgtggggctgggggagtagctgtggggctggctgtggggctgggggacttgctgtggggctggggagtaGCTGTggagctggctgtggggctggggacttGCTGTggtgctggctgtggggctggggacttgctgtggggctggccaggggctAGCTGTggtgctggctgtggggctggggactagctgtggggctggctgtggggctggggacttgctgtggggctggggagtagctgtggggctgggggctagctgtggggctggctgtggggctggggacttGCTGTggtgctggctgtggggctggggactagctgtggggctggccaggggctggctgtggggctggggacttgctgtggggctggggagtaGCTGTGGGActagctgtggggctggggacttgctgtggggctggctgtggtgctggctgtggggctgggaacttgctgtggggctggctggggggctggggactagctgtggggctgggaactagctgtggggctggctggggggctggggacttgctgtggggctggctgtggtgctggctgtggggctgggaactagctgtggggctggctgtggggctggggactagctgtggggctggggacttgctgtggggctggctgtggtgctggctgtggggctgggaactagctgtggggctggctgggggtcTGGGGacttgctgtggggctggctaTGGGGCTgaggctggctgtggggctggccaggggctggctgtggggctgaagGTTGGATCTGGGGCTGGTTATGGGGCTGGCTGtagggctggagctggctgtggggctgggctggggctggctgtggggctggggtttggTTGTGGGGCTGTGGATTGGCTCTGGGGTTGGCTGTTGGGCTGGAgttggctgtggggctggctgtggggctggctgtggggctgtggctgtCTGAGAGGCTGGCTGAGGGATTGGCTCTGGGGTCTGGCTGTGGGGCTTGGGTCTGGCTGtgaggctggggctggagttggccgtggggctggctgtggggctggctgtggggctggagttggccatggggctggctgtagggttggggtttggttgtGCGGCTGTGGattggctgtggggctggctgtggggctggagttggccgtggggctggctgtggggctggctgtggggctggagttggccgtggggctggctgtggggctggctgtggggctggagttggctgtggggctggctgtggggctggggtttggttgtggggctgtggggctggctgtggggctggggctggctgtggggctggctgtggggctggggttggCTGTggagctggctgtggggctggggtttggttgtggggtgtggggctggctgtggggctggggttggCTGTggagctggctgtggggctggggtttggTTGTGGGGCTGTGGattggctgtggggctggctgtggggctggctgtggggctggggctggctgtggggctggctgtggggctggggttggCTGTGGAGCTGGCTCTGGGGCTGGGgttggctgtggggctggctgtggggctggggtttggTTGTGGGGCTGTGGattggctgtggggctggctgtggggctggggtttggTTGTGGGGCTGTGGATTGgctctggggctggctgtggggctggctgtggggctggggctggctgtggggctggctgtggggctggggtttggTTGTGGGGCTGTGGATTGgctctggggctggctgtggggctggctgtggggctggctgtggggctgggcaggactCCTCTCGCCCTCTCGCCTGCAGCTGCTGGCGACGGAGACGGagagcctggtgctgctgctgagcgGGGCCTTCCCGGAGCCCGGGGacgccgccccgcagccgccccccgccccggcgtcGCACCGGGAGcgccagctgtgccagcagatCCGCTCCGTGGCCGCCAGCATCCAGGTacggccccgctgccgcggcCGGGACCTCCGGCAGCCGGCCGGACCCGCGCCGGGTAGGCAGCCGGTGGTCCCGCTCCGGCTGGGCGCGGCCGGGGGAGCCGCAGGGTGCCGGGGGAGCCGCAGGGTGCCGGGGGACCCCCGTGCcaccccggctccccccgctcTGCCCCCCAGCTCTTTTCGGGCGAGGTGCTGCGGATGTTCTCCGCCGACTGCAAGCGGCTGTCGGCGCAGATCTTCGACCAGACCATGCCGCTGGGCAAGCACTGGAGGCTCGGCCTCCGCGCGGGTGGGTAGGGGCCGGTGGGtgccggggcagcgccgcgggcGGTGCCGAGCGGGTTTCATTTCGTCTCGTCTCCCCCGCAGAgctgcccagctcccccagcgcctacgcggcggcggcggcgcaggcgGTGCTGGGCCAGGTGCTGCAGGGCGCCCGGCTCCTGCCCCGCGACGCCCAGGCGCCCGCCCTGGCCCGGGTGACCACGGCGTTCCTGGAGGCCTGGATGGATCACATCCTGGCCCGGCGCATCAAGTTCAGGTAGCgcgcgcgggcgggcggcggcggcgccggtaGCACCGGGGCGTCCGGGCTGAGCCGCCGGcggtgcccccccagcctgcagggAGCCTTGCAGCTGCGGCAGGACTTCGAGCTGGTGCGGGAGCTGGTGGGCTCGGAGCGCTACGGGCTGGCCCCCGAAACGCGGCAGCGCCTGCTCTCCCTGCGCGTCTTCCAGCAGATGGACGGGGCcatcctctgcctcctgcagcagcccggcggggcggccgccgcggccccccgcccctGGCACCCCCTGCGCCGCTGCTGTGAGTGCCGGCGGCACCGGCGGTCCCGCTTGCCGCGCCACGCTCGGCCGCCCCGCCATGCCGGTGGCACCGGCGGTCCCGCTTGCCGCGCCACGCTCGGCCGCCCTGCCATGCCGGTGGCACCGGTGGTCCCGCTTGCCGCGCCACGCTCGGCCGCCCCGCCGTGCCGGCTCCCCGGCGGCACCGAGAGCCACGTCTGTGGCCGGTGGGATGGCCGGTGCGGCCGGGCGCTCGCCCCCCTGACTCCCATCTCCTCTCCCCGGCCAGGTTCGGATAACGGCGCCCGGGAACCGGGCGCGGGCAACCTGCGCGGCGTGGAGACCCTGCCCGCGGCAGCTGGGCCCCCGCCGTCCCTCCCCGGTGCCGAAACGCCGGCGCGGTCGCGGAACGGCGCGCCGGAATCCTATTTATCGGGCAACCAACAGCAATGGCTGGCGCTGCGGCTGCACCGGGCCCGGCGTTGGCGCGTGCCGGGTTTGGCTTGCGTGGGCGACGGCCACGAAGCCTGACGCGCGGCGGCAATAAAGCGGCTGCCGGGGGCTCGGCCGGTGTCCCGGTGtctgtccccgtgtccccgtgtctGTCCCTGTGGCTGtcgtggggttttgggggggggtttgggggggctgctgcctgcgcccgCTTTAACCGGGCTCGGTTCCCGGTGGGGTGGGCTCTGCCCGgaccccccgaccccccccgaCCCCCTTTCCCCGGGCCACCGGGCTTCGGCGACCGCCGAAGCCCGGTGGCCCGGGGAAAGGGGGTCGGGGGCCAGTGGGCTACCGGAGCCACCGCTGGGCTACCGGAGCCCCCGGTGTGACTACGGCTCCCATGATGCCGTCGCCCTCCGGTCACTTCCGCCGCGGGGCGGGGTCGGGCCGAGCCGAGCTCCCCttcccggtcccggtcccggtgccggtgccccccgccaTGGCCGCCCCCGCCGACCGCGTCCCCTTCGCCACGGCAAGGGCCGGcaccgggggtgggggggggtccccgggggtgcttgggggggggtATGGGGGTCCCACGGGGGGCCCGGCAGCActtggggggggtcctgggggagaCCGGGGGCACACGGGGGTCCCGGGAGAGGCTGGGAGTGCgtggtgggggtcccggggtggtCTCGGGTGCGTGGTGGGGGTCCCACGGGGGTCGTGGGGGAGACCGGGGGCACACGGGGGTCtcgggggaggctgggggtgcgtggtgggggtcccggggtggtCTCGGGTGCGTGGTGGGGGTCCCACGGGGGTCGTGGGGGAGACCGGGGGCACACGGGGGTCtcgggggaggctgggggtgcgtggtgggggtcccggggtggtctcgggggaggctgggggtgcgtggtgggggtcccatgggggtctcgggagaggctgggggtgcgtggtgggggtcccggcggcacttggtgggggtcctgggggagaCCAGGGGCAcatgggggtcccaggagaggctggaggtgcgtggtgggggtcccatgggggtcctgggggaggctggggtcCCATAGGGGTCCCGGGGAcactttgggggggggtcctggggcagaCCAGGGGCACATGGGGGtcctgggagaggctgggggtgcgtgggggtcccatgggggtcccggggacactttggggggggggtcctggggcagaCCAGGGGCACACAAGCGtcctgggagaggctgggggtgcgtgggggtcccatgggggtcccaggggtatTTGGGGGGGTCCTGAGAGAGGCTGGAGGCGCATGGCGGGGGTCCCAGGAGAGTCTGAGGGTGCATggcgggggtcccaggggggtcctgggggtaTTTGGGGGGATCCCGAGGGAGGCTGGGGTGCGTGGTAGGGGtcctgggagaggctgggggtgcatgggg is part of the Pelecanus crispus isolate bPelCri1 unplaced genomic scaffold, bPelCri1.pri SCAFFOLD_354, whole genome shotgun sequence genome and encodes:
- the LOC142597011 gene encoding LOW QUALITY PROTEIN: coiled-coil domain-containing protein 142-like (The sequence of the model RefSeq protein was modified relative to this genomic sequence to represent the inferred CDS: inserted 2 bases in 1 codon; deleted 8 bases in 7 codons) gives rise to the protein MAPGPSGLLLLLLRPARGAPTEPGGSSRGGLARSLQKAEAALRSCVAPGLRRLLPPRPRERGDAGGEDEDEDEDEDEEEEEEEEEEEAPALAAALERSFPGLRRCLCVWEDPRTETFRGHVRHQPGAPAAAFSHHPVHPRVAERGAALHALLQHRHHLRLARDYSRRLKASSDFVRRLLASAERPEPPARDPASARPLRELCRELRTHAGHWSGLRRRMRGDPWLRPLLLRRHESVAQMRRALLLPALHAARLAERHAEARLRALARPCTDGNAPAPALLSDLFQGLEIYNQAVGDLELELGIAARPPAGGAGCHGAAAHQPGAFPAGRVLGVLAAERGRLAAERLRPLLRPRDGGRRGGRVRWEDAAVPWPPERGHRGGGXEPSGREEPAGLAGELRGAVREDEELVGLILRVLVASADSLWHPRPPRTPEPPAAGPGKPSDPGWKSVRWLDASRAPAAEALHSRYPAGSFGRPMAAAVVELSRALARAGVPRECEEELGRLCLRLLCRAALRGWDGDFARALGSALSDTCSGEPAAGPARSRTARCLQRLYPALAFALRCLRPLPGERGPGGPLWAEPRPPPPPGRPPCPRLQVLGCCLATAHAARAWLRGRACRYLAAWALPQFLLVAQGDLQLLATETESLVLLLSGAFPEPGDAAPQPPPAPASHRERQLCQQIRSVAASIQLFSGEVLRMFSADCKRLSAQIFDQTMPLGKHWRLGLRAELPSSPSAYAAAAAQAVLGQVLQGARLLPRDAQAPALARVTTAFLEAWMDHILARRIKFSLQGALQLRQDFELVRELVGSERYGLAPETRQRLLSLRVFQQMDGAILCLLQQPGGAAAAAPRPWHPLRRCCSDNGAREPGAGNLRGVETLPAAAGPPPSLPGAETPARSRNGAPESYLSGNQQQWLALRLHRARRWRVPGLACVGDGHEA